A genomic window from Thunnus maccoyii chromosome 2, fThuMac1.1, whole genome shotgun sequence includes:
- the atf4a gene encoding cyclic AMP-dependent transcription factor ATF-4 isoform X2, producing the protein MTLSLALEDVEALYLGPSFLMADPMGPLLDQDEEEALSPSSSLEGKAPASPPLSFSSYASSLSPYQTMSSSPLSSTSPPPSPPPPNYPSSFLGTKAGADSLSLPWLAATDLLEAHVRAEDGKDDAFAGMDWMSEKIDLSEFDLDSLIGSCSSDESPSSPEDLLASLDSHMDLDLDSFDAAVPAPHDSLELSLSLPSMPFVPLELPLPAAAETKTEVAPDQDVVLKSEPPSPAPSQSPPSPAYTLELGSEVDVLDAEKTATSLTATIIPDPTGSIQTTNPILLSLPTSAHFVVVLTNKDESSVVSLPDQSIKASTSSDSDSDSGIESVADSPPHLPSPPATPSPAAGSSRTKPYSKSEPTSAPSPSAKASRVKSVSGAPKVVEKKLKKMEQNKTAATRYRQKKRVEQELLNDECTELEKRNRELVEKAESISREIQYLKDLMEEVRKHRRSKTSSVA; encoded by the exons gaagaagaagctctttctccctcctcctctctagaGGGGAAGGCGCCAGCTTCgccccccctctctttctcctcctatgcatcctctctgtctccctatCAGACTATGTCGTCCTCCCCGCTCTCCTCtacctcccctcctccctctcctcctcctccaaactATCCCTCCTCGTTCCTGGGAACCAAGGCCGGAGCGGACTCGCTGTCCCTCCCCTGGCTGGCTGCCACTGACCTGCTCGAAGCCCACGTGAGAGCAGAAGATGGCAAAG ATGATGCTTTTGCGGGCATGGACTGGATGTCAGAGAAAATCGACCTGAGTGAATTTGATTTGGATTCCCTCATTGGCTCCTGCTCATCCGATGAGTCTCCCAGCTCCCCCGAGGATCTCCTGGCATCTCTCGACTCCCACATGGATCTGGATCTCGACTCATTCGACGCAGCCGTCCCCGCCCCGCATGACAGCCTGGAGCTGAGTCTGTCGCTGCCCAGCATGCCCTTTGTCCCTCTGGAGCTCCCTCTTCCCGCGGCAGCTGAGACCAAGACAGAGGTGGCTCCCGATCAGGATGTCGTTCTGAAGTCTGAGCCTCCATCCCCAGCTCCCTCTCAGTCTCCCCCCTCTCCAGCTTACACATTGGAGCTGGGGAGTGAAGTTGATGTCCTGGATGCCGAGAAAACCGCCACATCCCTCACTGCTACCATCATCCCAGATCCCACTGGAAGCATTCAGACCACCAACCCCATTCTGCTCTCCCTTCCCACCTCTGCCCACTTCGTGGTGGTCCTCACCAACAAAGATGAGTCCTCTGTTGTATCTCTCCCTGACCAGTCCATTAAAGCCTCTACATCAAGCGATAGTGACAGCGACTCCGGCATTGAGTCCGTTGCCGATTCACCGCCTCAcctcccttctcctcctgcCACCCCCTCTCCTGCAGCTGGTTCCTCCAGGACCAAACCCTACTCCAAATCGGAGCCCACTTCCGCTCCCTCCCCCTCAGCCAAGGCCTCCAGGGTCAAATCAGTGTCTGGCGCTCCCAAAGTGGTGGAGAAGAAACTAAAGAAGATGGAGCAGAACAAGACAGCAGCCACTCGCTACCGACAGAAGAAGAGGGTCGAGCAGGAGCTCCTGAACGACGAGTGCACAGAGCTGGAGAAGAGGAACCGGGAGTTGGTGGAGAAGGCGGAGTCCATCAGCAGAGAGATCCAGTACCTTAAAGATCTGATGGAGGAAGTTCGTAAGCACCGCCGCAGCAAGACGAGCTCAGTGGCTTAG
- the atf4a gene encoding cyclic AMP-dependent transcription factor ATF-4 isoform X1, whose protein sequence is MTLSLALEDVEALYLGPSFLMADPMGPLLDQDEEEALSPSSSLEGKAPASPPLSFSSYASSLSPYQTMSSSPLSSTSPPPSPPPPNYPSSFLGTKAGADSLSLPWLAATDLLEAHVRAEDGKADDAFAGMDWMSEKIDLSEFDLDSLIGSCSSDESPSSPEDLLASLDSHMDLDLDSFDAAVPAPHDSLELSLSLPSMPFVPLELPLPAAAETKTEVAPDQDVVLKSEPPSPAPSQSPPSPAYTLELGSEVDVLDAEKTATSLTATIIPDPTGSIQTTNPILLSLPTSAHFVVVLTNKDESSVVSLPDQSIKASTSSDSDSDSGIESVADSPPHLPSPPATPSPAAGSSRTKPYSKSEPTSAPSPSAKASRVKSVSGAPKVVEKKLKKMEQNKTAATRYRQKKRVEQELLNDECTELEKRNRELVEKAESISREIQYLKDLMEEVRKHRRSKTSSVA, encoded by the exons gaagaagaagctctttctccctcctcctctctagaGGGGAAGGCGCCAGCTTCgccccccctctctttctcctcctatgcatcctctctgtctccctatCAGACTATGTCGTCCTCCCCGCTCTCCTCtacctcccctcctccctctcctcctcctccaaactATCCCTCCTCGTTCCTGGGAACCAAGGCCGGAGCGGACTCGCTGTCCCTCCCCTGGCTGGCTGCCACTGACCTGCTCGAAGCCCACGTGAGAGCAGAAGATGGCAAAG CAGATGATGCTTTTGCGGGCATGGACTGGATGTCAGAGAAAATCGACCTGAGTGAATTTGATTTGGATTCCCTCATTGGCTCCTGCTCATCCGATGAGTCTCCCAGCTCCCCCGAGGATCTCCTGGCATCTCTCGACTCCCACATGGATCTGGATCTCGACTCATTCGACGCAGCCGTCCCCGCCCCGCATGACAGCCTGGAGCTGAGTCTGTCGCTGCCCAGCATGCCCTTTGTCCCTCTGGAGCTCCCTCTTCCCGCGGCAGCTGAGACCAAGACAGAGGTGGCTCCCGATCAGGATGTCGTTCTGAAGTCTGAGCCTCCATCCCCAGCTCCCTCTCAGTCTCCCCCCTCTCCAGCTTACACATTGGAGCTGGGGAGTGAAGTTGATGTCCTGGATGCCGAGAAAACCGCCACATCCCTCACTGCTACCATCATCCCAGATCCCACTGGAAGCATTCAGACCACCAACCCCATTCTGCTCTCCCTTCCCACCTCTGCCCACTTCGTGGTGGTCCTCACCAACAAAGATGAGTCCTCTGTTGTATCTCTCCCTGACCAGTCCATTAAAGCCTCTACATCAAGCGATAGTGACAGCGACTCCGGCATTGAGTCCGTTGCCGATTCACCGCCTCAcctcccttctcctcctgcCACCCCCTCTCCTGCAGCTGGTTCCTCCAGGACCAAACCCTACTCCAAATCGGAGCCCACTTCCGCTCCCTCCCCCTCAGCCAAGGCCTCCAGGGTCAAATCAGTGTCTGGCGCTCCCAAAGTGGTGGAGAAGAAACTAAAGAAGATGGAGCAGAACAAGACAGCAGCCACTCGCTACCGACAGAAGAAGAGGGTCGAGCAGGAGCTCCTGAACGACGAGTGCACAGAGCTGGAGAAGAGGAACCGGGAGTTGGTGGAGAAGGCGGAGTCCATCAGCAGAGAGATCCAGTACCTTAAAGATCTGATGGAGGAAGTTCGTAAGCACCGCCGCAGCAAGACGAGCTCAGTGGCTTAG
- the LOC121888134 gene encoding uncharacterized protein LOC121888134 isoform X1, producing MWRSGTAVTVFIAVAAFYTTFLYEETETEDRMSSTLPRHVIWESEGLVAYLHPRPWTPGSVILERSNPGRPGGSIFHLEEPEYLSWLLGARTIAELLCDRLGVRRCALVARPHRDRPAQISVLPLHGLDAEWRPHLAGDEEHNAHDPGFCTSKTAPRWSDPSLTEIQTKIRAKLPVPDAPHNVTFLGDDPAHPGLFSRIVRGEEQQWRVWDDEGHVAFLTPFPNSPGFTVLVPRRPLTSDIFRLEKKDYEGLVLATRKVSRLLEEGLSAWGVGLIFEGFEIDYAHAKLIPLLSPSSSGGGDDKTKPRPPQFHPTYPGYVTSEDGPEASLDSLKEVHTKITV from the exons ATGTGGAGAAGCGGAACCGCTGTCACCGTTTTTATCGCTGTTGCTGCTTTTTACACCACTTTTCTCTAcgaagaaacagaaacagaagacaG AATGTCCTCCACGCTTCCCCGTCATGTCATCTGGGAGTCAGAGGGGCTGGTGGCCTACCTTCATCCCCGGCCCTGGACTCCAGGCTCTGTTATCCTGGAGCGCAGCAATCCTGGCAGACCGGGAGGCAGCATCTTCCACCTGGAGGAGCCCGAATACTTATCCTGGCTGCTGGGGGCGAGAACCATCGCAGAGCTGCTGTGCGACAGGCTCGGGGTTCGGAGGTGTGCTCTGGTCGCCAGACCTCACAGAGACAGACCTGCCCAG ATCAGTGTCCTCCCTCTGCATGGCCTGGATGCAGAGTGGCGCCCTCACCTGGCAGGAGATGAGGAGCACAATGCCCACGATCCAGGATTCTGCACCTCCAAGACTGCTCCCCGATGGAGTGACCCCAGCCTGACTGAAATCCAAACCAAGATTCGAGCCAAGCTCCCGGTCCCTGATGCCCCACACAATGTGACGTTCCTCGGGGACGATCCAGCTCACCCTGGCCTGTTCTCACGCATTGTTCGCGGGGAGGAGCAACAGTGGCGGGTGTGGGACGACGAGGGTCACGTGGCCTTTCTCACTCCTTTCCCAAACTCCCCCGGCTTTACTGTGCTGGTCCCACGCCGACCTTTGACCTCGGATATATTCAGACTAGAAAAGAAGGATTATGAGGGGTTGGTGCTGGCGACCCGGAAGGTGTCGCGGCTTCTGGAGGAGGGGTTGAGTGCCTGGGGGGTTGGGCTTATTTTTGAGGGTTTTGAGATTGACTACGCTCATGCCAAGTTGATCCCGCTGCTCTCACCCTCATCTTCAGGGGGAGGAGATGACAAAACTAAACCACGACCTCCCCAGTTCCACCCCACTTACCCTGGATATGTGACCTCAGAAGACGGGCCTGAAGCCAGCCTGGACAGCCTGAAGGAGGTACACACCAAAATTACTGTGTAA
- the LOC121888134 gene encoding uncharacterized protein LOC121888134 isoform X2: protein MLFTRSFIRRMSSTLPRHVIWESEGLVAYLHPRPWTPGSVILERSNPGRPGGSIFHLEEPEYLSWLLGARTIAELLCDRLGVRRCALVARPHRDRPAQISVLPLHGLDAEWRPHLAGDEEHNAHDPGFCTSKTAPRWSDPSLTEIQTKIRAKLPVPDAPHNVTFLGDDPAHPGLFSRIVRGEEQQWRVWDDEGHVAFLTPFPNSPGFTVLVPRRPLTSDIFRLEKKDYEGLVLATRKVSRLLEEGLSAWGVGLIFEGFEIDYAHAKLIPLLSPSSSGGGDDKTKPRPPQFHPTYPGYVTSEDGPEASLDSLKEVHTKITV, encoded by the exons ATGCTGTTTACAAGGTCTTTTATCAGAAG AATGTCCTCCACGCTTCCCCGTCATGTCATCTGGGAGTCAGAGGGGCTGGTGGCCTACCTTCATCCCCGGCCCTGGACTCCAGGCTCTGTTATCCTGGAGCGCAGCAATCCTGGCAGACCGGGAGGCAGCATCTTCCACCTGGAGGAGCCCGAATACTTATCCTGGCTGCTGGGGGCGAGAACCATCGCAGAGCTGCTGTGCGACAGGCTCGGGGTTCGGAGGTGTGCTCTGGTCGCCAGACCTCACAGAGACAGACCTGCCCAG ATCAGTGTCCTCCCTCTGCATGGCCTGGATGCAGAGTGGCGCCCTCACCTGGCAGGAGATGAGGAGCACAATGCCCACGATCCAGGATTCTGCACCTCCAAGACTGCTCCCCGATGGAGTGACCCCAGCCTGACTGAAATCCAAACCAAGATTCGAGCCAAGCTCCCGGTCCCTGATGCCCCACACAATGTGACGTTCCTCGGGGACGATCCAGCTCACCCTGGCCTGTTCTCACGCATTGTTCGCGGGGAGGAGCAACAGTGGCGGGTGTGGGACGACGAGGGTCACGTGGCCTTTCTCACTCCTTTCCCAAACTCCCCCGGCTTTACTGTGCTGGTCCCACGCCGACCTTTGACCTCGGATATATTCAGACTAGAAAAGAAGGATTATGAGGGGTTGGTGCTGGCGACCCGGAAGGTGTCGCGGCTTCTGGAGGAGGGGTTGAGTGCCTGGGGGGTTGGGCTTATTTTTGAGGGTTTTGAGATTGACTACGCTCATGCCAAGTTGATCCCGCTGCTCTCACCCTCATCTTCAGGGGGAGGAGATGACAAAACTAAACCACGACCTCCCCAGTTCCACCCCACTTACCCTGGATATGTGACCTCAGAAGACGGGCCTGAAGCCAGCCTGGACAGCCTGAAGGAGGTACACACCAAAATTACTGTGTAA